A DNA window from Trichomycterus rosablanca isolate fTriRos1 chromosome 9, fTriRos1.hap1, whole genome shotgun sequence contains the following coding sequences:
- the LOC134320749 gene encoding leukocyte elastase inhibitor A-like: MESLSGANSVFALDLYRALSANSPDGNLFFSPLSISAALSMVYLGARGITAEEMAKVMSFSSVPDVHDQFSTLNSAINSPKASYILRLANRLYGEKTFNFLPEFVNSTQKLYQAEMQAVDFIGASEETRQLINHWVEKKTENKIKDLVKPGMVDASTQLALVNAIYFKGRWRSIFKAVDTKEMPFKINRNETKPVQMMYQKESFPSNYIDEYKLHVLELPYVEDELSMLVLLPEESQDGSDLLQKLESELTVDKLLEWTSQEKMDTWSDVHVHLPKFKLEEQYSLHDTLAKMGMSSLFQASAADLSGMSRDGGLRVSSVAHKAFVEVNETGTEAAAATLVATLLCLRPEKHFIADHPFLFVIRHNPTNSVLFLGRFRGPC; encoded by the exons ATGGAGAGCTTGAGCGGTGCTAACAGTGTCTTTGCACTGGATCTGTACCGGGCCTTGAGCGCTAACAGCCCGGATGGAAACCTGTTCTTCTCTCCGCTGAGCATCAGCGCTGCACTTAGTATGGTTTACCTGGGAGCTCGAGGAATTACTGCTGAGGAAATGGCCAAG GTCATGTCCTTCAGTTCAGTCCCTGATGTCCATGATCAATTCAGCACCCTCAACTCTGCAATCAACAGCCCTAAAGCCTCGTACATCCTCAGACTGGCCAACAGACTCTATGGAGAAAAGACTTTTAACTTCCTACCT GAGTTTGTAAACTCCACTCAGAAGTTGTACCAAGCTGAGATGCAGGCTGTAGACTTCATTGGAGCATCAGAGGAAACTCGGCAGCTCATTAACCACTGGGTGGAGAAGAAGACAGAGA ATAAAATTAAAGACCTTGTGAAGCCGGGTATGGTTGATGCATCAACTCAGCTTGCCCTGGTAAACGCCATTTACTTCAagggaaggtggaggagtataTTTAAAGCTGTGGACACCAAAGAAATGCCCTTTAAGATAAACAGG AACGAAACAAAACCAGTGCAGATGATGTACCAGAAAGAGAGTTTCCCCAGCAACTACATTGATGAGTAcaaactgcatgttttggagttACCGTATGTGGAGGATGAGCTTAGCATGCTGGTGCTTCTGCCTGAAGAGTCTCAGGATGGCTCGGACCTACTACAGAAG TTGGAAAGTGAGCTGACGGTGGACAAGCTGCTTGAGTGGACCAGTCAGGAGAAAATGGACACATGGTCTGACGTTCatgtccacctgccaaagttCAAGTTGGAAGAGCAGTACTCTTTGCATGACACGCTGGCTAAGATGGGCATGAGTTCTTTATTTCAGGCCTCTGCTGCAGATCTGTCTGGAATGAGTAGGGATGGAGGTCTTCGTGTGTCATCAGTAGCCCACAAAGCCTTTGTGGAGGTCAATGAGACGGGTACAGAGGCAGCAGCAGCCACACTAGTAGCCACTCTCCTCTGCTTGAGGCCTGAAAAGCACTTTATAGCAGACCACCCCTTCCTGTTCGTCATCAgacacaaccccactaacagcGTCCTCTTCCTCGGCCGGTTCAGAGGTCCTTGCTAG